The Musa acuminata AAA Group cultivar baxijiao chromosome BXJ1-8, Cavendish_Baxijiao_AAA, whole genome shotgun sequence genomic sequence TGTTGACCACAAATTGCATGTTCTGATGCAGTAGACTGCACAAAGCTGCAGCTATTGCTTCTTCCATTATGATCAACACCACACCGACCACCTTCTCTTATCTCATAAACCTCACTCCCACTACCAACTTAATTTACTTGATTAATGTCCCTCTCGTCCTCCGCTAGCCAAACTCTCCGACTTGTGAACCACATTCCACTAGTGGAAGCGTTGGTGGTCGGTGAATGGAACGTCATGGGCGGCTGATCATTGGATGGAGACATACCATTTGCAGAGGCCGATTCTCTCGCGTCAGTGCGCGTGAGGAAACATTCTTTCCTCTACTTGTATATATGTATCCATCTCTGATCTCAATTGTTATCGAGTCAGTCGAGCATTGGAGTTCACTGTGTTCGGATCGACAAACGTGTCGCAATGTTGTCGAGCAGAGTTCTTCTTGTCTTCTTGCTTCTTCCTTTAGCTGCCGCGACCGCACCGCCCGCCTCCGTCTCCCCCGCGGCGGCGTGCAGGTCCTCCTTCTATCCCAAGCTGTGTATCGCGCTCCTGTCGCCGTTGCGGTTCCCGTCGAACCAGTACGAGTACGGCAGGTACTCGGTCAAGCAGGCGCTGAAGCAGGCCCGCCGGACTGCCACCATTCTCGACCGCTACCTCTCCGGATCCAGCGGTGGCGCCAGGGCCCACCGCGCCGTCGGGGGCGGCGGGGCCCTCGAGGACTGCCGCGAGCTGGCGGGCCTCAACGCCGGGTACTTGGAGGCGGTGCAGGCGGAGCTGGGGCGGGGGGCGAGGATGCTGGACGCGGCCGGGGTGGGGCGGGTTCGGGCGCTGATGAGCGCCGTGGTCACGAACCAGCAGACGTGCTACGACGGGCTGGAGGCGTCCCGGGAATTCCCGGAGCTGCAGGGCGCCCTCGCGGACCAGACCCAGCTGTACGGCGTGTCGCTCGGCCTGGTCACCACTGCGTTGGGGCGCAGGGCCGTCCCCGGGGTCGGGACGAACGCCGGGTCGGACTCCAGGACAGGTGAGGTTAACATGCCGCCATGATAACTCTTTCTTGACTTCCATCATGCGGACGGAAAAGTAGCCGACGTGCATGGTCGAGCGTGCATGAAACCCACGGGTGGGGACCCCACTTGCTGCGGTCCTCACGTGTCACGCGAGCCAACGGCGGGGCCCGCCGCAATGGACATCTTGAGGCCAAGAATCGCTGCGGATCTATCCCTCTCAGATTCCACATGCGACATGATGGATATAATATTCCTTTCCCCCTTACGATCCTCTTTCGCAGGCACTACCGGTGATCAAAGTTCCCCGCCGAAAGGTTTTCCGGCGATAGGGAGGATCCTTGTTGAAGGGGACCGCGAAATCGTGCCGGTGAACGCATCACAGTCGGTGACGGTGGCCAAAGATGGGAGCGGGAACTTCACAACGGTCGGAGACGCCGTCTTGTCCGCCCCAAACGACACCTCCGCCGACGGTGGCTACTTCGTTATCTACATAGGCGAAGGCGTTTACCACGAGAACGTGATCGTTCCCATCAACAAGAAGAACCTGATCTTGATCGGATCGGGGATCAACCGCACCATAATCACGTCGAACCACAACGTGGCTGATAGATGGACGACCTTCAATTCTGCCACATTCGGTGAGAACATACGCAACTCCGAACCCTTTTGATGCTACTGACGTGCGTCTTCTGCAAAGGATGCGATGATGGAATCTTTCCGTGTGCATTGCAGCAGTGAACGCGGAGCGCTTCATAGCTGTCGGCATCACCTTCGAGAACTCGGCGGGGCCGGGGAAGTACCAGGCGGTGGCGGTGCGGAACAGCGGGGACCTCTCCATCTTTTACCGCTGCAGCTTCCTGGGCTACCAGGACACGCTCTACGTGCACATCCTCCGCCAGTTCTACCGTGACTGCGACATCTACGGCACCGTCGACTTCATCTTCGGCAACGCCGCCTCGGTGTTCCAGGACTGCAACATCTACGCGCGCAGGCCGCTGCGGGGCCAGTCCAACGTGGTGACGGCGCAGGGCCGGACCATGCCGGACCAGGCCACCGGCATCTCCATCCATAACTGCACCGTCAGCGCCGCGCCCGACCTCGCGGCCGATCCGAGGTTCGCCAGGACCTTCCTCGGTCGTCCGTGGAAGGAGTACTCACGGACGGTGTACATGCAGTCGTTCATCGACGGCGTGGTGGATCCGGCGGGGTGGCTGGAGTGGAACGGCAGCTTTGCGCTCAGCACGTTGTACTACGGCGAGTACGCGAACTACGGTCCCGGGGCCAATACAAGCTGCCGGGTCAAATGGCCTGGCTACAGCTTGATGAACTCCATGGACGCTCTCAACTTTACCGTGTATAACTTCACTGCAGCAGTCCCCTGGTTGTCTTCGACCTCTGTACCTCATTCCGGCGGGCTGCTCTAAGGAGACATGAGCAGCATTGTGATGTTTATATATAGTGATCGACATTATAATGTGAAACCCAAACCCTTCAGTGTCGAAGCTCACAATCAGATGCCAGTCAACGCATCAACTGTAAAATACGTCACCAAGTCTTGCGCTTCCTAATGATCGACATGCACGCAGTGAGCATCGCAAACGGGCAACATATCATCTACAAGCTATTGGATCAGGCGGGGATTGACCACTGAATTTAGCGAACCGAACGAACACCTCAAACCTCTTCTTTTCCAAGGAAGAACGGACGGCAATGCTATAGATCTCATTCGATTGCCTCGCAATGAAGCCATCGAGCACAGAGGAAAGCAGAGCCGGAGGAAGGAAGCAGATACTTGAGATCTCCGAGATTTGTGGTAGCAATGCCTTCATTACGGGGATCTTCTCCCATGTCGGAGCGTCGGAGGGACGAAAAGCGGCAGACGCAAACGAAGAGTCTTATGATGGCCGGCGCAACCACCTCCGTCATGCTGATCCTTGAAGTGGTCGGTGTCGCCGCGGTTCAGtgcaaatccaaccaatcggccgAGTCGAGTCTTTCCGGCAGCGGCTCAGCCTCCACGGCCCAGTTCCGCACCACTTCGGCCATTCAGGTGATATGTACACAGACCAACTATAAGAGCACCTGCGAGTCGACCCTGAAGAAGTACGTCAACGAGAGCTCGGCGCCCATGGACCTCGTCAGTGCTGCCGTCTTAGCCGTCGTCGACGGGGTCGGCAAGGCCTTCAATATCTCTGACTCGATCCAGTCCGACGATCTGAAGGAGAAGGGCGCCGATCGCGGACTGCAAGGAAATTCACCAATATGCCCTGTACGACCTAGAGAAAACGCTGGGGATCATCGATGCCCACCACCTGGACCAGCTCCCCAACAAAGTCCACGAGCTGAAGAACTGGCTGCGCGGCACGATGGCTGACCTGCAGACGTGCATCGACGGCTTCCCTGAAGGGGAGCTGAAGTCTAAGATGCAGGCAGCGATGGACTCCGCCATGAACATCACCAGCAATGCTCTGGCCATATCCGGGAAGATATCCTCCTTTCTCAATCTCATTCAAGCCACCGGCTTAAGCCGTCGTCTTCTCGAAGCAGAGCCCGCGGAGCCCGGCCGGTACGTGGACGGTAATCCTTCATGGGTGTCCCACGGCGACCGGAAGCTCCTCCAGACTCCTGCCACGCTTCAATTCACGCCCAATGTTACAGTCGCCAAGGATGGAAGTGGAAACTTCACCATCTTATCAGAGGCAGTCGTTCAAGTACCGAGGAAATCTGACGAAAGGTATACTCTTCGCCAAGTGACGATCTCGTCGAATAATATTGTGCAGCTTGAGTTTGATTCTCGTCATTGTTCTTCTATGGTGTGGCAAGGTATGTAATCTATGTGAAGGAGGGAGTATACAGCGAATATGTATGGTGATGGTCCAGACATGATAATAGTTACAGGGAACAAGAACTCTGTCGACGGCGTGAGGACCTTTAAGAGCCTCACCTTCGGTGAGTAAACAACATTGCTGCTATAAGATaatctattataaaaataataaaaatataaattttattgtccGAAATTCAAGGAACAATCTCAAGAATAATTATGATACAAGAATTATGTTATTGTGCATCATATCTTCCTCCTTTTCCtttttagatgattgagaatagtttcttgttatccttattttcttttttttactcttatttttttatttttttatttttaaattaagttattattataattttttgtcTCATTACTGTAGTTAAAAAGAGATAAGTTATGGACTGTTAAAGTCCACTATCGACTGAACTCATAGACTATCAATCCAACACGCTGTACGCCCACAGCCATCGTGGAATGCCTTCTCCACCACCATCATCATGGAGTCCAACATCAGCAGGTTCATCGACCCCGAAGGATACATACCCATGAACGGCGACATCGACCTCAAAACCTCGTCCTACTTCGAGTTCAACAACAAGGGCCTCGGGGACGACACCTCGAAGGGCGTGAATTGGCCGGGTGTGAAGACGATCAGCTGGGAGCAGGCCCAGGCTTACACCGTCGAAGAATTCTTTCATGGACGGGAATGGATCCCGAGTTGATACGCCGGCACACTTGTTGACTTCGGTTTGTACGGTTTCTACGGTTAACACTCTACAAATCAGAACTTAGGAAATCTACGGACAATCTTTGAGACTCAAAAACTTTTGTTAACATGAAAAATTATATCTCTTTAATCTTCGAACCTATTGATTGACTGCATAACTTtaaattccaaaaaaaattattttggattcatccgaaatacatatttatattagCTGAAAAAACATAgaataagttttttaaaataagaaacaaatTAATTATAGCCCAACAAATCTTCTCATCCTTGTTTATACATCAACCActcatctatttatcttaatataaATCTGTATATTTTGTATTTAGtagtttaaattaattttatcacacccaattaatttaaaatagatgTAACTTGAAATTATATTCGGAAAGAATAAAACTTTTGTAAAGATGTCGACAAGCTATTCTTCAGTGTTAcagtagtccatttgaattttttttatttatcaactAGTTCATGAATAAAATAATGTTAAACTTTGATGTGTTTGGTGCATATGTGGAAAATAGAATTCTTCATTGCAATAGTAGACTTATTGTCATTATAGATTTTAGTTGGTCCATCTTATTTTTCTTGAAGATTTATTAGAATTCTTTGAAGCTAAATTATTATTTGAGAGAGCaacatatttttgtttttttgttattcATGATATTAATCTTGAGTCAAAGTTAAGCACAAATCctaaagtatttttttatttatataatcaacaCAATTACTATCAATATaagaatataacttaaaattttttactTGGTTGTAAGGAATATCATAATTGAGAGTTCCCTTGATGAATCTAAAAATCATTTTAGATGTTCCAAAGTAATGCTTATTAGGGCTATGCATGAATTTGTATAACaaactaattataaatataatattcgaTTAATGTATGAAATCAATTAGCCCTAACATAAGTTATGATTAGGGGGTAATATaaaatggattttgaaagaaaaGTCAATATTACAATTGTACTTACTGGAATGAGTTTTTCGAAAAAGAACGAACTCACAATAAAActtttaaaaagtaaaaaattagCTCACTattaagtttaaaatcacaaagggatatagaaagttTACCACCttaaggataataaacaaggatatagaactgaaaataaaagactcataaTTTAAGgaaacatccaagagatacaaagtttaaaAGAGAATTCTAAGAGAGCTTCTATCAATATCCTTCAGTTTTTAAAGTTCTTTCTAACCccaaaatatcaaaataagtaCTAATGCATGAAATAAAGAATTTTAAAATTAAGTATTTTATAGCtggtaaccaactcctttaatgcattccttggttacGAAAAAAAGTACATtgaaataattataatttatctAAGGAATATGCTCATGAGGTATTATATTTGAGTGAGCCAAGTTAAAAATTATGAGGCAATATTATGAGCTAAAAAAAATACCATAGTATCAACAAGATTCATATGAGTATATTGTTGCAAATTAGTGACTCCGTAtaagtttattatttatattcattGGAGCTTATAAGTTGTCATATagaatttttttaacaaatctttAGCATATTTTTCTTGGTATgagaaaatttcatttgaatcttGAATAATTTTCATTCCTAGAAAATAATGTAAACGCCTTAGATGAATCATTTCaaattttgatatcatatttttcttaaattcaataaGTATATCTAGTGAATTTTTAATATGAATtctatcatccatatataatcaAATAATAAGAATTTTCATACCATaagcttttatatataaatttggctcacttttttaaaaaatatattaaagaaaATACTTATTAATTCTATTGTTCTATATCCTTGATGCCTGTTTGAAACCATATAATACTCTATCTAATTTGTAGACTTTATGTTCTTATTCTTTAATTTCAAATCCTTCAAGCTACCTTACATTTCGGTGACTTTCTATTCAAGAAGACTAATTAACattaaattgataaatattttggcTACCAATACAAATACTATTCTAATTATATCAATTCTAATGactagaaaaaaaatttctgaaaaATCGATACTTGAAATTTGTCTATACCCTTTGATAACTAAACGGGCTTTATGTTTTTGTAGCGAGCCATCAATATTAAATTTTGACTTGTATAACTACTTgagtttaattatttattttcctaagaaCAAATCTTAAAACttcaaagttttattttttttcaatagcTTATAATTTATCATTCATTGTTTATACCTATTCTTATTTTTAAGCTACAACTTCAATAGTTTTATGTTCCAAAACAAAACATACAAAATCATCTAAAATATCTATGAAAGACTATGAAATTTTCTCAGAGGTGTTTTAATATcactaaaattatttaaattagaattatttaaaatatgataagATTTGTGTGAAGTATTAACAATAGCAAATGTGTCATCTGCCTTATCAACTTCTTCTCCTACAACTATTAGATCATTCGCTTTAgaattccaaattttttttttactaaaaataATATTACTACTTATGATTAATTTCTTAGTTGTAAGAGCATAAAACTAAAACCTTTTATTTCGTTATTATACTCGACACATTTAACACTTTTGTATCtaagtttacttttttttttttttgtaagagtATGAAAATAAGCAACACAACCAAATATCTTTAAGTGAGTTATATCTGATTTTCTATTTAATCATGCTTCATAGTGTGTTTTTTCTTTTACTACTTCGGTAATAaagtaatttaataaatatattatcatattgATAGCTTCATTCCAAAACTTGTTTAGTACTATTTTTCTTTAAGCATACATATGACAATCTCAACCACAACTTAATTCTTCTACTTTGCTATTATGTTTTTGTAGGGGACATAGTTTGTAGTCAAATTTCTATGAATACTTATATTCTTGcaaaacataaagaattctttaaaaataaattcatCCTCTTTATCAGTACATAGAGTTTTAATAAAACaacc encodes the following:
- the LOC103995180 gene encoding pectinesterase isoform X1; amino-acid sequence: MLSSRVLLVFLLLPLAAATAPPASVSPAAACRSSFYPKLCIALLSPLRFPSNQYEYGRYSVKQALKQARRTATILDRYLSGSSGGARAHRAVGGGGALEDCRELAGLNAGYLEAVQAELGRGARMLDAAGVGRVRALMSAVVTNQQTCYDGLEASREFPELQGALADQTQLYGVSLGLVTTALGRRAVPGVGTNAGSDSRTGTTGDQSSPPKGFPAIGRILVEGDREIVPVNASQSVTVAKDGSGNFTTVGDAVLSAPNDTSADGGYFVIYIGEGVYHENVIVPINKKNLILIGSGINRTIITSNHNVADRWTTFNSATFAVNAERFIAVGITFENSAGPGKYQAVAVRNSGDLSIFYRCSFLGYQDTLYVHILRQFYRDCDIYGTVDFIFGNAASVFQDCNIYARRPLRGQSNVVTAQGRTMPDQATGISIHNCTVSAAPDLAADPRFARTFLGRPWKEYSRTVYMQSFIDGVVDPAGWLEWNGSFALSTLYYGEYANYGPGANTSCRVKWPGYSLMNSMDALNFTVYNFTAAVPWLSSTSVPHSGGLL
- the LOC103995180 gene encoding pectinesterase isoform X2, whose product is MLSSRVLLVFLLLPLAAATAPPASVSPAAACRSSFYPKLCIALLSPLRFPSNQYEYGRYSVKQALKQARRTATILDRYLSGSSGGARAHRAVGGGGALEDCRELAGLNAGYLEAVQAELGRGARMLDAAGVGRVRALMSAVVTNQQTCYDGLEASREFPELQGALADQTQLYGVSLGLVTTALGRRAVPGVGTNAGSDSRTGTTGDQSSPPKGFPAIGRILVEGDREIVPVNASQSVTVAKDGSGNFTTVGDAVLSAPNDTSADGGYFVIYIGEGVYHENVIVPINKKNLILIGSGINRTIITSNHNVADRWTTFNSATFVNAERFIAVGITFENSAGPGKYQAVAVRNSGDLSIFYRCSFLGYQDTLYVHILRQFYRDCDIYGTVDFIFGNAASVFQDCNIYARRPLRGQSNVVTAQGRTMPDQATGISIHNCTVSAAPDLAADPRFARTFLGRPWKEYSRTVYMQSFIDGVVDPAGWLEWNGSFALSTLYYGEYANYGPGANTSCRVKWPGYSLMNSMDALNFTVYNFTAAVPWLSSTSVPHSGGLL